The Flammeovirga yaeyamensis genome segment AGGTTTTGAAAATGCCTGTGAGTTTGAGTTAGAGACCATTGATGAAACTACTGGAGATAAGAATGTAGTACTTAAAACCAAAGAAGAAGTATTGCATGCTGAGGCCAATGCTATAACAAAAGCGGCGAAGTCTACATATTCCACAGAAGGAGCATCTATTTATTGTACTGATAGTTGTTGTTTTGGTTGTGCTAAATTAATAGTGCAAGCAGGTATCAAGAAGTTCTATTATAAACGAGAATATAGAGACACATCCGGTTTAGATTTGCTAAGAAAAGCAGGGATTGAGGTTGTACGTGTAGAATATTAATAGGTTTCAATATCCCTTTGAAAATCTATAGAAATCATATTTTGATAATGAAGATCACTTAGTAATAAGTGGTCTTTTTTGATTTTAAAACCTTGAAATTCAAATCACTTATAAAAAATATCATTTAAAGTCATTAAAAAAGTATGATAAATATCATCAATAACAAATTTCTTTAATATATTTGAGGGAATTTTATGGAACTAAACTTCACATAAAAACAATTTTGGTGATCAAAATGTCACTATGTAAAGTATATCACGAACTACACACTATTTAGAAAGTATGACAACGGCTCTATTATTTGCCACAGGAGCGATACTTATCATAGCTGTTTTAGCTTTGGTTTATCGAATTATCACTTTAGTAGGGATAGCTAAAGAAGATAAGAAGAAAGTATCATCAAGTAACAAAATTAATGCTGCATTATTTCCAGTGTTACTCGTATTAGGATTTATAGGTATCTATTGGTCTTATAACGACGCTGCACAATACTTTTTGCCAGAAGCAGCATCGATTCACGGTAAGGAAACTGATTTCTTATTCAACACTACATTAGGAGTTGTATTCTTGGCTTTTGCCTTAACTCACGTATTGTTGTTTACATTCCCATTCTTTTATCAACATTCTGAAAAAAGAACGGCAGATTTCTACCCTGATAACGATAAGTTAGAGATTGCATGGACAATTGTTCCAGCAGTTGTAATGGCAACATTAGTATTCTTCGGATGGAGAGCATGGTCTGATATTACAGCACCAGCACAAGACGATGCAGTACAAATCGAATTGATGGGTAAGCAATTCGCATGGGAAATTCGTTACCCTGGTAAAGACTTGAAACTTGGTAAATATGATGTAGCCAACATTGACAACACAAACTCAATGGGAGTGGACTTTGACGATGTGAATGCTACAGATGATTTTATGGCTCGTGAACTTTATTTTCCAGTAAATAAAGAGGTAGAGCTAAAGATCAGAGCAATTGATGTGATTCACTCAGTATTCCTTCCTCACTTTAGAGTGAAAATGGATGCTGTACCTGGTATGCCTACAAGATTTAAATTTACTCCTACAATTACTACTGAGGAGATGCGTCAGAAAACTGGAAACCCTAAGTTTAACTATGAGT includes the following:
- a CDS encoding deoxycytidylate deaminase; protein product: MTRAEEFDIAFMRCAESIGELSRCVRLKVGAIIVKDGNIISMGYNGTPKGFENACEFELETIDETTGDKNVVLKTKEEVLHAEANAITKAAKSTYSTEGASIYCTDSCCFGCAKLIVQAGIKKFYYKREYRDTSGLDLLRKAGIEVVRVEY
- a CDS encoding cytochrome c oxidase subunit II yields the protein MTTALLFATGAILIIAVLALVYRIITLVGIAKEDKKKVSSSNKINAALFPVLLVLGFIGIYWSYNDAAQYFLPEAASIHGKETDFLFNTTLGVVFLAFALTHVLLFTFPFFYQHSEKRTADFYPDNDKLEIAWTIVPAVVMATLVFFGWRAWSDITAPAQDDAVQIELMGKQFAWEIRYPGKDLKLGKYDVANIDNTNSMGVDFDDVNATDDFMARELYFPVNKEVELKIRAIDVIHSVFLPHFRVKMDAVPGMPTRFKFTPTITTEEMRQKTGNPKFNYELACTEVCGSGHFGMRKIVKVVTQEEYDAWLQKQKSWLEKNPDYMAVWEAKKAEKNSVAQAN